One part of the Sporosarcina ureae genome encodes these proteins:
- a CDS encoding dihydrolipoamide acetyltransferase family protein, whose translation MGIEKITMPKLGESVTEGTIEKWLVAPGDKVAKYDSLAEVTTDKVTAEVPSSFTGTITEIIAKEGDTIEVGETVCLIEIEGASNEPVRVSAPEVEAPVEKPAEKPVQQAPKAKPAQPATGGKAAGRYSPAVLKLSQENGINLSQVSGTGREGRITRKDILAFIENGGADLQVAPQEAPAQEEPLQEVASSDKKVTEQPASSNVKLENGDIAIPVTSVRRAIANNMVRSVTEAPHAWMMIEVDVTELVLLRDSIKKEFKEKEGFNLTYFAFFIKAISQALKEYPEMNSMWAGDSIVMKKDINISIAVATDDALFVPVIKETDEKTIKGIGREIHELAGKVRNGKLKSTEMQGGTFTVNNTGSFGSVQSMGIINYPQAAILQVESIVKRPVIMDNGMMAARDMVNLCLSLDHRVLDGLVCGRFLARVKELLEGMAKDKTSVY comes from the coding sequence ATGGGCATTGAAAAAATTACTATGCCGAAACTGGGTGAAAGTGTTACAGAAGGAACCATTGAAAAATGGCTCGTCGCTCCCGGTGATAAGGTAGCTAAATATGATTCACTTGCAGAAGTAACGACTGATAAAGTTACAGCGGAAGTACCTTCTTCATTCACAGGCACCATCACGGAAATCATCGCAAAAGAAGGCGACACGATTGAAGTGGGTGAAACGGTTTGTTTAATTGAAATTGAAGGTGCTTCAAACGAGCCAGTGCGTGTCTCGGCACCTGAAGTAGAAGCTCCAGTTGAAAAACCGGCTGAGAAGCCCGTACAGCAAGCGCCAAAAGCGAAGCCTGCACAACCTGCGACTGGCGGTAAAGCAGCGGGTAGATATTCTCCAGCTGTATTAAAGTTGTCTCAGGAAAACGGTATTAATTTGTCTCAAGTAAGTGGTACGGGTCGTGAAGGACGCATTACGCGAAAAGATATTCTGGCGTTTATTGAAAACGGCGGGGCAGACTTACAAGTAGCGCCACAAGAGGCTCCTGCTCAAGAAGAGCCGCTACAAGAAGTTGCATCGTCCGATAAAAAGGTAACTGAACAACCAGCTTCGTCGAACGTTAAGCTTGAAAACGGAGATATCGCTATTCCGGTAACGAGTGTACGCCGCGCGATTGCGAATAATATGGTTCGTTCCGTAACCGAAGCGCCACATGCATGGATGATGATAGAAGTGGATGTCACAGAACTCGTCTTATTGCGTGATAGTATAAAGAAGGAATTCAAAGAAAAAGAAGGCTTCAATTTGACGTACTTCGCATTTTTCATCAAAGCTATTTCACAAGCTTTGAAAGAATATCCGGAAATGAACTCGATGTGGGCGGGCGATTCGATCGTCATGAAAAAGGATATCAACATCTCGATTGCGGTGGCAACGGACGATGCGTTATTCGTTCCAGTCATCAAAGAAACCGATGAAAAGACGATCAAAGGAATCGGTCGTGAAATTCACGAGCTGGCAGGAAAAGTACGTAATGGTAAGCTGAAATCGACGGAAATGCAAGGTGGCACGTTCACTGTCAACAATACGGGCTCATTCGGTTCTGTCCAGTCGATGGGGATTATCAATTATCCGCAAGCTGCTATTTTGCAGGTGGAGTCGATCGTCAAGCGTCCGGTTATAATGGACAATGGCATGATGGCTGCGCGTGATATGGTGAATCTGTGTCTGTCACTTGATCACCGTGTGCTAGACGGCCTCGTTTGCGGACGTTTCCTAGCGCGTGTGAAAGAGTTGTTGGAAGGCATGGCGAAAGATAAGACTTCAGTATATTAA
- a CDS encoding BrxA/BrxB family bacilliredoxin: MTMNFDFYMNDMTSQARSEMEASGYKQLQTPEDVEEAFKQPGTTLVMVNSVCGCAGGIARPAAAHAVHYDKRPDHLVTVFAGQDKEATAQARMHFGEDHIPSSPSFALLKDGKLIGEVGRFEIEGHDPMSVVVNLQEQFEEHCEEL, from the coding sequence ATGACTATGAACTTTGATTTTTACATGAACGATATGACTAGCCAAGCGAGATCCGAAATGGAGGCTAGCGGCTACAAGCAATTGCAAACACCTGAGGACGTGGAGGAAGCATTCAAGCAACCAGGTACGACGTTAGTAATGGTGAACTCGGTATGTGGATGTGCCGGCGGAATCGCTCGCCCAGCAGCTGCACACGCAGTACACTACGACAAGCGCCCTGACCACTTGGTGACGGTATTTGCTGGACAAGACAAAGAAGCAACTGCACAAGCACGCATGCACTTCGGCGAAGACCACATCCCATCCTCTCCATCATTTGCTCTTCTAAAAGACGGCAAATTGATCGGTGAAGTAGGACGTTTCGAAATCGAAGGACATGATCCGATGTCTGTAGTTGTGAATCTTCAAGAACAGTTTGAAGAGCACTGCGAAGAACTGTAA
- the mce gene encoding methylmalonyl-CoA epimerase, producing MNKVDHIGIAVKSIEETLPYYIDTLGLTVLAIEEVASQGVKVAFIDSNNVKIELLEPMTETSPIAKFIEKRGEGVHHIAFGVTDIRSRMKELEEKGVQLLSTEPKPGAGGAEVAFLHPKSSYGVLYELCEKTKGE from the coding sequence ATGAACAAGGTAGATCATATTGGGATTGCTGTGAAAAGTATTGAGGAAACATTACCATATTACATAGATACACTCGGATTGACAGTTTTAGCGATCGAAGAAGTGGCTAGCCAAGGTGTTAAAGTGGCGTTCATTGATTCGAATAATGTCAAGATTGAGTTGCTTGAACCGATGACAGAGACAAGCCCGATTGCGAAGTTTATAGAAAAACGCGGTGAAGGGGTTCACCATATCGCATTCGGAGTGACAGATATTCGTTCAAGAATGAAGGAATTGGAAGAAAAAGGCGTTCAACTACTTTCAACTGAACCCAAACCAGGTGCTGGCGGAGCAGAAGTTGCATTCTTGCATCCGAAATCATCTTATGGCGTTCTGTATGAATTATGTGAAAAGACTAAGGGGGAATAA
- the meaB gene encoding methylmalonyl Co-A mutase-associated GTPase MeaB → MHVMRGIKSTHDGFVASSRKRFVKKDPSHKNLDVLKQEIENGSRLYLARGITLLESTKPSDKEVGQEVLTSLLPKTGNCIRIGITGVPGAGKSTFIEAFGLMLADMGHKVAVLAIDPSSTLTGGSILGDKTRMEELARHKNAFIRPSPSAGTLGGVHKKSRETMLLCEAAGYDVILIETVGVGQGETIVRGMVDYFMLLVLTGAGDELQGMKKGIMELTDGVVVHKNDGANKPLVKKTVREYTRIMHMLQPASPEWTSKVQPVSSIEKTGLEAVWETILEFEQEMKDKNHWDTRRQHQTRDWFHAMIRDHLIDSFFSEQGRKSQVKVLEEELLDGHLTVTGAIDRLFSS, encoded by the coding sequence ATGCATGTGATGCGCGGAATTAAATCCACTCACGATGGATTTGTTGCCTCTTCCCGTAAACGCTTTGTTAAGAAAGATCCATCTCATAAAAATTTGGATGTATTGAAGCAGGAAATAGAAAATGGTTCCCGTCTTTATTTGGCACGCGGTATTACGTTGCTCGAAAGTACGAAACCGAGTGATAAAGAGGTTGGTCAGGAAGTGTTGACTAGCCTTCTGCCGAAAACGGGCAACTGTATTCGAATTGGGATTACGGGTGTACCGGGTGCAGGGAAAAGTACATTTATCGAGGCATTCGGTTTGATGCTGGCGGATATGGGACATAAAGTGGCGGTACTCGCGATTGATCCGAGTTCTACGTTGACTGGCGGAAGTATCTTAGGTGACAAGACTCGTATGGAGGAGTTGGCGCGGCATAAAAACGCGTTTATCCGTCCTTCTCCGTCAGCTGGGACGCTTGGCGGCGTGCATAAGAAGTCACGCGAAACGATGTTGCTTTGCGAAGCGGCGGGGTATGACGTGATTTTGATTGAAACGGTCGGAGTCGGGCAAGGCGAAACGATTGTCCGAGGCATGGTCGATTATTTCATGTTGCTCGTGCTGACTGGTGCGGGTGATGAACTGCAAGGAATGAAAAAAGGAATCATGGAGCTGACAGACGGTGTCGTCGTGCATAAGAATGACGGCGCGAATAAACCGCTCGTCAAAAAGACAGTACGCGAATATACACGGATCATGCACATGCTCCAACCGGCTTCTCCTGAATGGACATCGAAAGTGCAACCGGTGTCTTCTATAGAAAAAACAGGCTTGGAAGCGGTATGGGAAACCATTTTGGAGTTCGAACAAGAAATGAAAGATAAGAATCATTGGGATACAAGACGTCAACACCAGACACGTGATTGGTTCCATGCGATGATTCGTGATCACTTGATTGACTCATTCTTTTCAGAGCAAGGCCGTAAATCGCAGGTGAAGGTACTCGAAGAAGAATTGCTAGATGGACATCTAACAGTGACAGGGGCAATTGATCGATTGTTTTCTTCTTGA
- a CDS encoding methylmalonyl-CoA mutase family protein, which translates to MPIHNMKTFTFTAPNFSEWKEAAVLSLKGKPFESLYTKTIEGIELNPLYTKEDLDQLEVSRVTKPAFGWTIAQPVSATNGEQFVQQMKESLARGNEAIAYNGLKSLVWTEQDIKQVAQLITQYPILFTEVQSDDPILQAFTYIEESKRQDVTGICMSAVPVLPEGFPGVRTKGADLWTAHHEGADAVTELALSLSLAAELADEASSFEEFTNDFYARFASDTHFFMEIAKFRAFRVLWKLFNEAYGVENAKQVPLLGITSLRSYSKLDPYVNLLRGGNSAFAAILGGADWLTVLPHDVLTGTSPSSNRYARNIQLILKEETHIDQVLDPAGGSYYIESLTTELIRKSWAKFLEIEENGGYQAFLQSGELSKLYAQRQKEMATGKKTLIGTNVYAELTDVNYANESTVTVSKRLAVPFENIRSKQKEELPKTVLLNFGALKDYKPRADFVSGFLAVGGIEATWSPSFETNEQALSWIEEQQPDYAVICASAADTEEAVTNFLASYKGNCPIDTAGKYPAETADQWLANGLNGFIFAGQDKIEKLNSIIMQTKGGRSVE; encoded by the coding sequence ATGCCTATACATAATATGAAAACATTTACATTCACAGCCCCAAACTTTTCCGAATGGAAAGAAGCGGCTGTTCTATCACTCAAAGGGAAGCCTTTTGAATCGTTATACACTAAAACAATCGAGGGCATTGAACTCAATCCGCTTTACACAAAAGAGGACCTCGATCAATTAGAGGTCTCACGCGTAACCAAGCCTGCATTTGGCTGGACTATCGCACAACCTGTAAGTGCAACAAATGGGGAACAGTTTGTGCAACAGATGAAGGAATCATTGGCACGCGGCAATGAAGCCATTGCTTACAACGGACTGAAATCTTTAGTCTGGACAGAGCAGGACATCAAACAAGTAGCACAGTTGATCACGCAATATCCGATTTTATTCACCGAAGTGCAAAGCGATGATCCAATCTTGCAAGCCTTCACATATATAGAAGAATCGAAGCGTCAAGACGTTACTGGAATATGCATGAGTGCAGTCCCGGTACTACCTGAAGGATTCCCAGGAGTTCGTACGAAAGGTGCCGATTTATGGACAGCGCATCACGAAGGTGCAGACGCGGTCACTGAACTTGCGTTATCACTATCACTCGCAGCTGAACTAGCGGATGAAGCTTCTTCATTTGAAGAATTTACAAACGACTTCTATGCACGATTTGCTTCGGATACACATTTTTTCATGGAAATCGCAAAGTTCCGTGCATTCCGGGTGTTGTGGAAGTTATTTAATGAAGCCTATGGAGTGGAAAATGCCAAACAAGTACCTTTACTTGGTATTACTTCACTGCGCTCCTACTCGAAGCTCGATCCATATGTAAACTTATTACGTGGCGGCAACTCTGCATTCGCGGCTATTTTAGGCGGCGCAGATTGGTTGACGGTATTGCCACACGACGTATTGACAGGTACGTCTCCAAGTTCGAATCGTTACGCACGCAATATTCAGTTGATTCTGAAGGAAGAGACACATATCGATCAAGTTCTTGATCCTGCAGGCGGTTCATACTATATCGAGTCGTTGACGACAGAATTAATTCGTAAATCATGGGCGAAGTTCTTAGAGATTGAAGAGAATGGCGGTTATCAAGCGTTCTTGCAGTCTGGTGAATTAAGCAAGCTTTACGCGCAGCGTCAGAAAGAAATGGCGACAGGTAAGAAGACGTTGATCGGTACGAATGTCTATGCAGAATTGACGGATGTAAATTATGCAAACGAATCTACCGTAACAGTTTCCAAACGATTGGCAGTGCCATTTGAAAATATACGTTCTAAACAGAAAGAAGAATTACCGAAAACGGTCTTACTAAACTTTGGCGCGTTGAAAGATTATAAACCACGCGCAGATTTCGTCAGCGGATTTTTGGCAGTTGGCGGGATCGAAGCGACGTGGAGCCCTTCTTTCGAGACGAACGAACAAGCGCTCAGTTGGATCGAAGAACAACAGCCGGATTATGCGGTAATTTGTGCGTCCGCTGCGGACACAGAAGAAGCGGTAACGAACTTCCTCGCTTCGTATAAAGGGAATTGTCCAATTGATACAGCAGGGAAATATCCAGCAGAAACAGCAGATCAGTGGCTTGCAAATGGACTGAATGGTTTCATTTTTGCAGGACAAGACAAGATCGAAAAATTGAATTCTATTATTATGCAAACAAAAGGAGGCCGTTCCGTTGAGTAA
- a CDS encoding alpha-ketoacid dehydrogenase subunit beta has protein sequence MANRSFIDAINMAMREEMERDDQVFVLGEDVGRKGGVFKATTGLYDQFGEYRSLDTPLAESAIAGVAIGAAMYGMRPIAEMQFADFIMPAVNQIVSEAAKIRYRSNNDFTCPIVIRAPFGGGVHGALYHSQSVESMFASTPGLKIVIPSTPYDAKGLLKAAVRDEDPVLFFEHKRAYRLIKGEVPDDDYVLEIGKADVKREGDDLTIITYGLCVHFALQAAERLAEDGISVHILDLRTVYPLDKESIIEAASKTGKVLLVTEDNLEGSIMSEVSAIIAENCLFELDAPIKRLAGPDVPAMPYAPSMEKFFMMNPEKVEKAARDLAEF, from the coding sequence ATGGCCAATCGTTCATTTATAGATGCGATCAACATGGCAATGAGAGAAGAAATGGAACGCGATGATCAAGTATTCGTTCTTGGTGAAGACGTCGGACGTAAAGGCGGCGTGTTCAAGGCAACAACTGGTCTATACGATCAGTTCGGCGAATACCGTTCGCTAGATACGCCATTAGCTGAGTCTGCAATTGCAGGTGTGGCGATTGGGGCTGCGATGTACGGTATGCGTCCAATCGCAGAAATGCAGTTTGCTGATTTCATCATGCCGGCGGTCAATCAAATCGTCTCAGAAGCCGCGAAGATTCGTTATCGTTCGAATAATGATTTCACGTGTCCAATCGTGATTCGTGCTCCATTCGGTGGAGGTGTTCACGGCGCTCTTTATCACTCGCAGTCTGTCGAATCGATGTTTGCTTCGACACCTGGCTTGAAAATTGTCATCCCATCCACACCTTACGACGCAAAAGGCTTGCTAAAAGCAGCAGTACGCGATGAAGATCCCGTATTGTTCTTTGAACATAAGCGAGCGTATCGCCTGATTAAAGGGGAAGTACCGGACGATGATTATGTATTGGAGATCGGTAAAGCGGATGTGAAGCGTGAAGGTGATGATCTCACGATTATTACGTATGGTCTGTGCGTTCATTTTGCACTACAAGCTGCAGAACGATTGGCTGAAGACGGGATCTCTGTTCACATTCTCGACTTGCGTACGGTGTATCCATTAGATAAAGAAAGTATTATCGAAGCGGCTTCAAAAACTGGTAAAGTGCTATTAGTGACAGAAGACAACCTAGAAGGCAGCATCATGAGTGAAGTTTCCGCTATCATTGCAGAAAATTGTTTATTTGAATTGGATGCGCCAATCAAACGACTAGCAGGACCTGATGTACCTGCGATGCCATATGCCCCTTCTATGGAAAAGTTCTTTATGATGAATCCTGAAAAGGTCGAAAAGGCAGCAAGGGATTTAGCGGAATTTTAA
- a CDS encoding acyl-CoA carboxylase subunit beta, producing the protein MNIYDKINELYDKKREIELGGGDDRILKQHEKGKLTARERIELLLDEGTFVELNPFVVHRTRDFGMDKLEGPGDGVVTGYGKVHGRPIYLFSQDFTVFGGALGEMHAMKIANVMDLAAKNGAPFIGLNDSGGARIQEGVLSLDGYGEIFYRNAIYSGVIPQISVILGPCAGGAVYSPAITDFVIMTDKTSQMFITGPKVIETVTGEKITSEDLGGAKVHNTISGNAHLRGASEEEVLEKTRELLTYLPQNNTEKTPIQPFEEQDDYREDLADVVPYETIRPYDVRRVLEQVVDEGSFFEIQPEFAKNAVVGYARMKGETVGFVCNQPKVMAGGLDINSSDKIARFIRTCDSFNIPLITFEDVTGFFPGIKQEHGGIIRHGAKILYAYSEATVPKITLILRKAFGGAYVALNSKSIGADLVFAWPNAEVAVMGAEGAANIIFARDIAKSEDPEATRAAKIEEYREKFANPYVAASHGMIDDVIDPRETRIKLLQGLEMMRNKHEDRPKKKHGNIPL; encoded by the coding sequence ATGAATATTTACGATAAAATTAATGAACTGTACGACAAGAAACGTGAAATTGAGCTAGGCGGCGGTGATGATCGAATTCTGAAGCAGCACGAAAAGGGGAAACTGACGGCTCGTGAACGGATTGAATTACTACTTGACGAAGGTACATTTGTCGAATTGAATCCATTTGTTGTGCACCGCACACGCGATTTCGGTATGGACAAACTAGAAGGCCCTGGCGACGGTGTCGTAACGGGTTACGGTAAAGTTCACGGTCGTCCTATTTATTTATTCTCCCAAGACTTCACGGTATTCGGTGGCGCACTTGGAGAAATGCACGCAATGAAAATTGCCAATGTTATGGATTTGGCAGCGAAAAACGGTGCTCCATTCATTGGATTGAACGACTCAGGTGGCGCACGTATTCAAGAAGGTGTTCTATCTCTTGACGGCTACGGTGAAATATTCTATCGTAATGCGATTTATTCTGGAGTTATTCCACAAATTTCTGTAATTCTTGGGCCATGTGCGGGTGGCGCGGTGTATTCACCGGCGATCACGGACTTCGTAATTATGACGGATAAAACAAGCCAAATGTTTATTACGGGACCAAAAGTTATCGAAACAGTAACAGGTGAGAAAATCACTTCTGAAGACCTAGGTGGAGCAAAAGTCCACAACACGATCAGTGGTAACGCGCATCTTCGTGGAGCAAGTGAAGAAGAAGTACTGGAAAAAACACGTGAATTATTAACATATCTACCACAGAACAATACAGAAAAGACGCCGATTCAGCCATTCGAAGAGCAGGATGATTATCGTGAAGATTTGGCGGATGTCGTACCTTATGAAACGATCCGTCCATATGACGTGCGTAGAGTATTGGAGCAAGTAGTGGATGAAGGGTCATTCTTTGAAATTCAGCCTGAATTCGCAAAGAACGCAGTAGTCGGCTATGCACGTATGAAAGGTGAAACAGTAGGATTTGTTTGTAACCAGCCAAAAGTAATGGCAGGCGGACTAGACATTAACTCTTCTGATAAAATCGCACGTTTCATCCGTACATGTGACTCATTCAATATTCCATTGATCACTTTTGAAGACGTGACAGGCTTCTTCCCGGGTATAAAACAAGAGCACGGGGGAATCATTCGTCACGGGGCGAAGATTCTATATGCATATTCAGAAGCGACAGTACCAAAAATCACATTAATCTTGCGTAAAGCTTTTGGTGGCGCATATGTTGCGCTGAATTCTAAATCAATCGGTGCGGACTTAGTCTTCGCTTGGCCGAACGCAGAAGTAGCTGTAATGGGTGCTGAAGGTGCAGCGAACATCATTTTCGCACGTGATATCGCAAAAAGTGAAGATCCGGAAGCAACGCGTGCTGCGAAAATCGAAGAATACCGTGAAAAATTTGCAAATCCATATGTTGCGGCTTCACACGGCATGATCGACGATGTAATTGATCCACGCGAAACTCGTATCAAATTGCTTCAAGGACTTGAAATGATGCGCAATAAGCACGAAGATCGTCCGAAGAAAAAGCACGGCAACATTCCACTATAA
- the scpA gene encoding methylmalonyl-CoA mutase gives MSKPDFRKVNIEQSLNELSQQTSSKENFLTNEGINVAPVYTAKDIENTEHLKDFPGIAPNTRGPYPTMYVARPWTVRQYAGFSTAEESNAFYRRNLAMGQKGLSVAFDLATHRGYDSDHPRVTGDVGKAGVAIDSIEDMKILFAGIPLDQMSVSMTMNGAVLPIMAFYIVAAEESGVAPEKLSGTIQNDILKEYMVRNTYIFPPAMSMRIIADIFSYTSENMPKFNSISISGYHMQEAGATADIELAYTLADGLEYVRTGLKAGIDIDSFAPRLSFFWAIGMNYYMEIAKMRAARKIWAQMMQSFEPKNPKTLALRTHSQTSGWSLTEQDPFNNVTRTLVEANASSMGHTQSLHTNALDEAIALPTDFSARIARNTQLFLQEETMMTKVIDPWGGSYYVEKLTEELMEKAWELIGEIESLGGMAEAIETGLPKMKIEEAAAKRQAKIDSKAETIVGVNKYRLDTEDAIDILDIDNTMVRQKQIDRINDMKDKRDEKVVQATLTAITEAAKSGEGNLLALAVDAARARATIGEISDAIESVSGRHKAVIRSVSGVYSANFSNEEEIQEVKDMTDEFLENEGRRPRILVAKMGQDGHDRGAKVIASSFADLGFDVDIGPLFQTPEETALQAAENDVHVIGVSSLAAGHKTLVPTLREELKKINREDILVVVGGVIPAQDYDFLRKNGAAAIFGPGTVIPVAAQKVIEEIYRQLGYEEVTD, from the coding sequence TTGAGTAAACCTGATTTCCGTAAAGTTAATATAGAGCAATCACTCAATGAACTCTCACAGCAAACTTCGTCAAAAGAGAATTTTTTAACGAATGAAGGAATCAATGTAGCGCCTGTCTATACAGCAAAGGACATTGAAAACACTGAGCATTTGAAAGACTTCCCAGGTATTGCACCGAACACACGCGGACCGTATCCGACGATGTACGTGGCACGTCCTTGGACGGTTCGTCAGTATGCTGGTTTCTCTACAGCGGAAGAAAGTAACGCGTTTTACCGTCGGAACTTGGCGATGGGGCAAAAGGGACTTTCTGTTGCGTTTGACCTTGCGACTCACCGGGGGTATGACTCCGATCATCCTCGTGTAACGGGTGACGTAGGTAAAGCGGGAGTTGCCATTGATTCTATTGAAGATATGAAGATTTTATTCGCAGGTATTCCACTTGATCAAATGTCGGTATCAATGACGATGAACGGTGCGGTTTTGCCGATCATGGCGTTCTATATTGTGGCAGCTGAAGAGTCGGGAGTGGCGCCTGAAAAGCTTTCGGGTACTATCCAAAATGATATTCTAAAAGAGTATATGGTACGTAATACGTACATCTTCCCACCGGCTATGTCGATGCGGATCATTGCGGATATTTTCTCGTATACATCTGAAAACATGCCGAAATTTAACTCGATTTCGATCTCGGGTTACCATATGCAAGAAGCGGGAGCGACAGCGGATATCGAGCTGGCGTATACACTTGCAGACGGCTTGGAATATGTTCGTACTGGCTTAAAGGCGGGAATAGATATCGATTCATTCGCACCACGTTTGTCATTCTTCTGGGCAATCGGTATGAACTATTATATGGAAATAGCAAAAATGAGAGCGGCACGGAAAATTTGGGCGCAGATGATGCAGTCATTTGAACCAAAAAATCCGAAGACACTTGCATTACGTACGCATTCTCAAACGTCGGGCTGGAGTTTGACGGAGCAAGATCCATTCAACAACGTAACACGTACATTGGTCGAAGCTAACGCATCATCTATGGGTCACACGCAGTCATTGCACACGAACGCATTGGATGAAGCAATCGCATTGCCGACAGATTTCTCGGCTCGTATTGCACGGAACACACAGTTGTTCTTACAAGAAGAGACGATGATGACGAAAGTAATCGATCCTTGGGGCGGTTCGTACTATGTGGAGAAGTTAACGGAAGAGTTAATGGAGAAAGCATGGGAATTAATTGGAGAAATCGAGTCGCTCGGTGGCATGGCAGAAGCGATTGAAACTGGCTTGCCGAAAATGAAAATTGAAGAAGCTGCGGCAAAGCGCCAAGCGAAAATTGATTCCAAAGCGGAAACGATTGTCGGTGTGAATAAATATCGTCTCGATACGGAAGATGCGATTGATATTCTTGATATCGATAATACGATGGTACGCCAGAAGCAAATTGACCGCATTAACGATATGAAAGACAAGCGGGATGAAAAAGTAGTTCAAGCAACGCTTACAGCCATCACGGAAGCGGCTAAGAGCGGCGAAGGGAACTTACTTGCATTGGCAGTAGACGCAGCAAGAGCGCGTGCAACAATCGGTGAAATCTCGGATGCAATTGAATCCGTATCCGGTAGACATAAGGCGGTGATCCGTTCAGTGAGTGGTGTGTATAGCGCGAACTTCTCGAATGAAGAGGAAATCCAAGAAGTAAAAGATATGACCGATGAGTTCCTTGAAAATGAAGGGCGTCGTCCACGTATTTTAGTAGCGAAAATGGGTCAAGACGGACATGACCGCGGAGCGAAAGTAATTGCGTCTTCGTTTGCTGACTTAGGATTTGATGTCGATATCGGACCTTTATTCCAAACACCTGAAGAAACAGCTCTTCAGGCAGCGGAAAACGATGTGCACGTGATCGGTGTAAGTTCACTTGCGGCAGGTCATAAAACATTGGTTCCGACATTGCGTGAAGAACTGAAGAAAATCAATCGTGAAGACATTTTAGTCGTTGTAGGTGGCGTTATTCCGGCACAGGATTATGATTTCTTGCGCAAGAATGGTGCAGCGGCAATCTTTGGCCCAGGTACGGTTATTCCAGTGGCGGCTCAAAAGGTCATTGAGGAGATTTACCGACAGCTCGGCTACGAGGAAGTGACGGATTGA
- the prli42 gene encoding stressosome-associated protein Prli42, translated as MSNKKIQKTIVYLMIVAMIASTMFMGLSMFF; from the coding sequence ATGAGTAATAAAAAAATTCAAAAAACAATTGTGTACTTGATGATTGTCGCCATGATTGCATCTACCATGTTCATGGGTCTCAGCATGTTCTTCTAA